Proteins encoded by one window of Geobacter sp. DSM 9736:
- a CDS encoding amylo-alpha-1,6-glucosidase gives MHDIVRTMPWTGRNPTRNELLLKREWLVTNGLGGYAAGTVGGALTRRYHGMLIAAYPAPLGRVLVFNKLTELLRFEDGTKVILGGEERGDGTVDLQGADHLVSFTLEEGLPVWRYEINGTVLEKRILLVHLQNTVHITYRLLQGGGVRLKLQPALHFRPHEAPVNEERGEPYILSAVENRYQVSAGRRMPALRFVLHGERGTFTLEEKHIPDIFYRIEYNRGYESNGNLWSPGYFAMDLSEGQDATLIGSTEKWETINAIDPDRAMKSERERRRLLLAAADPRARSGVAAELVMAADQFIITPAGRLEDSVRAHAMGDEIRTVIAGYHWFTDWGRDTMISLEGLTLSTGRHNEAGWILRTFAHYVRDGLIPNMFPEGKNEGLYHTADATLWFFHAVDRYVEATGDRTTLALIMPRLIEIVERHIEGTRFNIGIDPADGLLRQGAEGYQLTWMDAKVGDWVVTPRRGKAVEINALWYNALRLMERWCSEEGDEQRASHLAARAGVVYRSFNERFWYEDGGHLYDVVDGEEGDDPACRPNQVFSISLRYPVLDPSRWKTILTLVRERLLTPVGLRSLAPGHPDYKANYFGDLRSRDAAYHQGTVWPWLIGPFVDAWLRVFPEDRKGARRFLEPLTSELNEKCIGSINEVHDAQDPYSPRGCVAQAWSVAELLRCWLKTEG, from the coding sequence ATGCATGACATTGTACGCACCATGCCGTGGACGGGCAGGAACCCGACCCGAAACGAGCTGCTCCTCAAGCGGGAGTGGCTCGTAACCAACGGGCTCGGCGGTTACGCTGCCGGCACCGTCGGCGGCGCCCTTACCCGCCGCTACCACGGCATGCTTATCGCCGCATATCCGGCGCCCCTGGGGCGCGTTCTCGTGTTCAACAAACTTACGGAGCTTCTCCGGTTCGAAGACGGAACGAAGGTCATCCTGGGGGGGGAGGAGCGGGGGGACGGGACCGTCGACCTTCAGGGTGCGGATCACCTTGTTTCCTTCACCCTGGAAGAGGGGCTCCCCGTCTGGCGGTACGAAATCAACGGTACCGTTCTCGAAAAACGCATTCTGCTAGTTCATCTGCAGAACACAGTCCACATCACCTACCGGCTGCTCCAGGGTGGGGGCGTACGGCTCAAGCTCCAGCCGGCCCTGCATTTTCGTCCCCACGAAGCACCGGTTAATGAGGAACGGGGGGAACCGTACATCCTGTCCGCGGTGGAGAACCGGTACCAGGTCTCGGCGGGAAGGCGGATGCCCGCTCTCCGTTTCGTCCTCCATGGTGAGCGCGGCACCTTCACCCTTGAGGAGAAGCATATCCCCGACATCTTCTACCGCATCGAGTACAACCGTGGATACGAGTCGAACGGCAACCTCTGGAGCCCAGGCTATTTCGCCATGGACCTTTCGGAAGGACAGGATGCGACTCTTATCGGGTCTACGGAAAAGTGGGAGACGATAAACGCCATCGATCCGGACCGGGCGATGAAGTCGGAACGGGAGCGGCGCCGACTGCTTCTGGCAGCGGCCGATCCGAGGGCGCGGTCTGGAGTGGCGGCAGAGCTGGTTATGGCGGCCGACCAGTTTATCATCACCCCCGCCGGACGCCTTGAGGACAGCGTCCGCGCACACGCGATGGGGGACGAAATCCGCACAGTCATAGCAGGGTATCACTGGTTTACAGACTGGGGGCGCGACACCATGATCTCCCTTGAGGGGCTTACCCTCTCTACGGGAAGGCACAATGAGGCGGGCTGGATTCTGCGGACATTCGCTCACTATGTCCGCGACGGCCTCATCCCGAACATGTTCCCCGAGGGGAAGAACGAGGGGCTTTACCACACTGCCGACGCTACCCTCTGGTTCTTCCACGCCGTGGACAGGTATGTGGAGGCCACTGGGGATCGCACTACACTTGCCCTGATCATGCCGCGCCTGATCGAGATCGTGGAGCGGCACATCGAGGGTACCCGCTTCAACATCGGCATCGACCCCGCTGACGGGCTCCTGCGACAGGGGGCGGAAGGGTATCAGCTCACCTGGATGGACGCGAAGGTGGGGGACTGGGTGGTTACGCCACGTCGTGGAAAGGCGGTGGAGATAAATGCGCTCTGGTACAATGCTCTGCGCCTGATGGAGCGGTGGTGCAGCGAGGAGGGGGACGAGCAGCGGGCCAGCCATCTGGCGGCCAGGGCAGGGGTTGTCTACCGCTCATTCAACGAACGCTTCTGGTACGAGGATGGGGGGCACCTTTACGACGTGGTCGACGGGGAAGAGGGTGATGATCCGGCCTGCAGGCCGAACCAGGTATTCTCCATATCCCTTCGTTATCCGGTACTCGATCCGTCACGATGGAAAACCATACTCACTCTGGTGCGTGAACGGCTTCTGACGCCGGTGGGGTTGCGGTCACTGGCTCCAGGCCATCCCGATTACAAGGCGAACTACTTCGGTGACCTCCGCTCCCGGGATGCGGCTTACCATCAGGGAACGGTGTGGCCGTGGCTGATCGGTCCTTTCGTCGACGCATGGCTGCGGGTTTTTCCGGAGGACAGGAAGGGGGCGCGGCGGTTCCTTGAACCGTTGACATCGGAGCTGAACGAGAAGTGCATAGGAAGCATCAACGAGGTCCATGACGCCCAGGACCCATACTCTCCGCGCGGATGCGTAGCCCAGGCGTGGAGCGTGGCGGAGCTGCTCAGGTGCTGGCTGAAGACGGAGGGGTGA
- the treZ gene encoding malto-oligosyltrehalose trehalohydrolase: MEHKEERRLPVGAELMRGGVHFRVWAPLRREVEVVLEGGPGARGDVRRISLASEGDGYFSAWCPEAAAGTLYRYRLDREGPYPDPASRFQPEGPHGPSRVVDPAFSWADDGWRGVMRQDAVIYEMHIGTFTPGGTWRSAMEELPALRDLGVTVLEVMPVAEFPGRFGWGYDGVDLFAPSHLYGEPDDFRQFVDHAHTLGLGVILDVVYNHLGPEGNYLKQYSASYFTDRYKTEWGEPVNFDGEGSGPVREFFITNAGYWIGEFHLDGLRLDATQTIFDKSPRHVIACMAERARLAAGERSILLVAENEPQQVMLVRSEEEGGCGLDLVWNDDFHHSAYVALSGHNDAYYSEYLGNPQELVSAVKWGYLYQGQRYFWQGKRRGTPTFGINPASFVSFIQNHDQIANSARGKRLHELTSPGSLRAMTALLLLAPSTPMIFQGQEFAASSPFLYFADLDPDIVRGVRAGRVEFLSQFANIASAEVSDSLDDPAAPATFERSRLKPGERGEHNTVYLLHRDLIRLRRDDPVFRPAAAARIEGAVLGAHTFLIRFFADSGERLLLVNLGRDLRLHPAPEPLLAPPELKMWDTIWSSENPRYDGEGTPRLETDNFWLMPGHSAVVLAPVATGDDHA, encoded by the coding sequence ATGGAGCACAAGGAAGAGCGAAGGTTGCCGGTGGGAGCAGAACTGATGCGGGGAGGAGTCCACTTCAGGGTTTGGGCACCGCTGCGCCGCGAAGTGGAGGTTGTTCTTGAAGGGGGCCCCGGTGCGCGGGGGGACGTCAGAAGGATTTCTCTGGCTTCAGAAGGTGATGGCTACTTCAGCGCATGGTGTCCTGAAGCCGCTGCGGGAACGCTGTACCGCTACCGGCTCGACAGGGAAGGACCTTACCCCGATCCTGCCTCACGTTTTCAGCCCGAAGGACCCCACGGACCTTCCCGTGTCGTAGATCCAGCCTTCTCCTGGGCGGATGATGGATGGCGGGGGGTGATGCGGCAGGACGCAGTCATCTACGAGATGCACATAGGGACATTCACCCCTGGTGGAACGTGGAGAAGCGCCATGGAGGAGCTTCCCGCGCTGCGTGATCTCGGCGTAACGGTTCTGGAGGTGATGCCGGTGGCTGAATTTCCGGGCCGGTTCGGCTGGGGGTATGACGGAGTCGACCTCTTCGCTCCAAGCCACCTCTATGGCGAGCCTGATGATTTCCGGCAGTTTGTGGACCACGCCCACACCCTCGGTCTGGGGGTCATTCTCGATGTGGTCTACAACCACCTCGGTCCCGAGGGGAATTATCTCAAGCAGTACTCGGCTTCCTATTTTACCGACCGCTACAAGACAGAGTGGGGGGAGCCGGTTAATTTCGACGGAGAGGGCTCGGGTCCGGTCCGGGAGTTTTTCATCACCAATGCGGGCTACTGGATCGGCGAGTTCCACCTGGACGGCTTGCGTCTGGATGCCACCCAGACCATCTTCGACAAGTCCCCCCGCCATGTCATCGCCTGCATGGCCGAGCGTGCACGCCTGGCCGCGGGTGAACGGTCCATCCTTCTGGTAGCCGAGAATGAGCCGCAGCAGGTAATGCTGGTACGCTCCGAGGAGGAGGGAGGGTGCGGTCTCGACCTGGTGTGGAACGACGATTTCCATCACAGTGCGTACGTTGCCCTGAGTGGGCACAATGACGCCTACTACAGCGAATACCTCGGCAATCCGCAGGAACTCGTCTCTGCGGTGAAGTGGGGGTACCTCTACCAGGGGCAACGCTATTTCTGGCAGGGGAAACGGCGGGGCACTCCTACCTTCGGAATCAACCCCGCTAGCTTCGTCAGCTTTATCCAGAACCATGACCAGATTGCCAATTCAGCCCGGGGAAAGCGGCTTCACGAGCTAACGTCTCCCGGAAGTCTGCGCGCTATGACGGCCCTCCTGCTTCTTGCCCCCTCGACGCCGATGATCTTTCAGGGGCAGGAGTTCGCTGCCTCTTCACCATTCCTCTACTTTGCCGATCTCGATCCGGATATCGTCCGGGGCGTCCGGGCGGGACGGGTCGAGTTTCTGAGCCAGTTCGCGAATATCGCATCAGCAGAGGTTTCCGACAGTCTGGACGATCCGGCTGCCCCCGCTACATTCGAAAGGTCCCGACTTAAGCCGGGGGAGCGGGGGGAGCACAATACCGTCTACCTCCTGCACCGCGACCTGATCCGGTTGCGCCGGGACGATCCTGTATTCAGGCCTGCGGCAGCCGCCAGGATAGAAGGTGCCGTACTCGGGGCGCACACTTTTCTGATCCGGTTTTTCGCCGACAGCGGCGAAAGGCTCCTTCTGGTCAACCTCGGGCGCGACCTGCGCCTGCACCCGGCTCCGGAGCCGCTCCTCGCCCCTCCCGAATTAAAGATGTGGGACACTATCTGGTCAAGTGAGAATCCGCGCTATGACGGGGAGGGGACTCCCCGGCTGGAAACCGACAACTTCTGGCTGATGCCGGGGCACAGCGCCGTCGTGCTGGCTCCGGTGGCCACAGGAGACGACCATGCATGA
- a CDS encoding C40 family peptidase: MRFFIVAILALAASALPPRHAAGAPASYAVARLPTPMFNIPDFPRIFGGSDGATLETDRCGQIRQLEFVALPGTVFRIEGSVADAPVPVYRVTTEDYPYPSRTGYFIDGRLVNLTSEKPQQRQRNLPPRREVIDRLLQAQGSIYVWGGNIRSGIPELRELYSPKKPTAPETTARWELRGVDCSGLLYEATDGYTPRNTSALLHFGSGVPIAGRSDEEIMRAVKPLDLIVWDGHVLIILDRNRVIESYLDCSGEGGGVRVRPLRNVLEGLRPKREALDAWPTGGGKGTKGFVIRRWHEGQ; encoded by the coding sequence GCCCTTGCGGCTTCTGCGCTTCCTCCCCGCCACGCGGCAGGCGCCCCTGCCTCCTACGCTGTTGCCCGGTTGCCGACACCGATGTTCAATATACCGGATTTCCCGCGTATCTTCGGCGGAAGTGACGGCGCCACGCTGGAAACTGACCGTTGCGGCCAGATCCGTCAGCTTGAGTTCGTAGCTCTCCCCGGGACGGTTTTCCGGATCGAAGGCTCGGTTGCAGATGCTCCTGTGCCGGTATACCGGGTCACTACCGAAGACTACCCATACCCCTCCAGAACCGGGTATTTCATCGATGGGCGTCTCGTGAACCTCACTTCCGAAAAGCCGCAGCAACGGCAACGCAACCTGCCGCCTCGCCGGGAGGTGATCGACCGGCTCCTGCAGGCGCAGGGAAGCATCTACGTCTGGGGCGGGAATATACGGTCCGGAATTCCGGAGCTTAGGGAGCTGTATTCCCCGAAAAAGCCGACAGCCCCGGAAACGACCGCCAGGTGGGAACTTAGAGGCGTTGACTGTTCAGGCCTTCTCTATGAAGCGACCGATGGGTATACTCCCCGCAATACGAGTGCGCTTCTGCACTTCGGAAGCGGCGTCCCCATCGCGGGACGCAGCGACGAGGAGATCATGCGGGCGGTCAAACCTCTCGATCTCATCGTATGGGACGGACATGTCCTCATCATCCTCGACCGTAACCGTGTGATCGAAAGCTACCTCGACTGTTCAGGGGAGGGGGGTGGTGTGCGGGTGCGACCGCTCCGAAACGTTCTGGAGGGGCTTCGGCCCAAACGGGAAGCCCTCGATGCGTGGCCGACCGGCGGAGGGAAGGGGACGAAGGGATTCGTAATACGGCGCTGGCACGAAGGGCAGTGA